A DNA window from Thiobacillus denitrificans ATCC 25259 contains the following coding sequences:
- a CDS encoding bifunctional metallophosphatase/5'-nucleotidase has product MQKGILSRAVLATFAAGAITAAFPVAGQTLATTAATLPVQKPAPDSKTMKLTLLQMGDIHGHMIPRAHLRNDGNGAMLGGLAYMYSKIQEIRARNPNTLLFNTGDTIQGSAEALYTKGQALVDVLDRFGVVGFAPGNWDYLYGAERFVELFGSGRWGAVAANVYYDPAIYPDKAGQTVLPPYRILTVNGLKIGVMGLSTERITLAPGPFATAGLIATSEGQEVPGVIDTLRNQEKVDLVILVSEFGLAKNVHFAENFPGIDVVLSADMHEETRDPITTSNGTIISEVGQDGTRLGQIDLDIRDGKIASWKYTFNTIDTSTIRPNPVIAQLVAEKRKEFVAGKFFKKHVNPFNGMVLKTPIDKVVGKADVALHRSNYSDAAVPGAIEGTSHNFIADAFREQAGADVGHMRGFRYGTHIAPGDIKLDDLYHYIAIGPQVAKTTITGQMLKDDLENNAAGSFNSDIFKWTGGWQQALSGVRYDLDLYASLGARVQNAQVFNQATGQWEPLDPAKSYSYAGYWYDQAPKKVGALVSANPVTAVKGAAGETLDGTEVVVNYLKTHSANPGESRIRLVNPLPAAAYGSAEIQPLKGVSSAY; this is encoded by the coding sequence ATGCAAAAAGGGATTCTTTCCCGGGCCGTACTGGCCACCTTCGCCGCCGGCGCGATCACGGCGGCATTTCCTGTGGCGGGCCAGACGCTCGCCACGACCGCGGCCACCCTGCCGGTGCAGAAGCCCGCCCCGGACAGCAAGACCATGAAACTCACGCTGCTGCAGATGGGCGACATTCATGGCCACATGATCCCGCGCGCCCACCTGCGCAACGACGGCAACGGCGCGATGCTCGGTGGCCTCGCCTACATGTACAGCAAGATCCAGGAGATTCGCGCCAGGAATCCGAACACGCTGTTGTTCAACACCGGTGACACCATCCAGGGCAGCGCCGAGGCGCTCTACACCAAGGGTCAGGCGCTCGTCGACGTGCTCGACCGCTTCGGCGTCGTCGGCTTCGCGCCCGGCAACTGGGATTACCTCTACGGCGCCGAGCGCTTCGTCGAGCTCTTCGGCAGCGGACGCTGGGGCGCGGTCGCGGCGAACGTCTATTACGATCCCGCGATCTACCCCGACAAGGCTGGCCAGACTGTCCTGCCGCCTTACCGCATCCTGACCGTGAACGGCCTGAAGATCGGCGTCATGGGCCTGAGCACCGAGCGCATCACGCTGGCCCCGGGACCGTTCGCCACCGCCGGCCTGATCGCGACCAGCGAGGGCCAGGAAGTCCCCGGCGTCATCGACACCCTGCGCAATCAGGAAAAGGTCGACCTCGTCATTCTGGTTTCTGAATTCGGCCTGGCGAAGAACGTCCATTTCGCCGAAAACTTCCCCGGCATCGACGTCGTCCTGTCGGCCGACATGCACGAGGAAACCCGCGATCCGATCACGACCAGCAACGGCACGATCATCAGCGAGGTCGGCCAGGACGGTACGCGTCTCGGTCAGATCGATCTCGACATCCGTGACGGCAAGATCGCGAGCTGGAAATACACCTTCAACACGATCGACACGAGCACGATCCGTCCGAACCCGGTCATCGCGCAACTGGTCGCCGAGAAGCGCAAGGAGTTCGTCGCCGGCAAGTTCTTCAAGAAGCACGTCAATCCGTTCAACGGCATGGTGCTGAAGACGCCGATCGACAAGGTCGTCGGCAAGGCCGATGTCGCGCTGCATCGTTCCAACTACTCGGACGCCGCCGTTCCGGGCGCGATCGAGGGAACGTCGCACAACTTCATCGCCGATGCCTTCCGCGAGCAGGCCGGTGCCGATGTCGGCCACATGCGGGGCTTCCGTTACGGCACGCACATCGCGCCGGGCGACATCAAGCTCGACGATCTGTACCACTACATCGCGATCGGGCCCCAAGTGGCGAAGACGACGATCACCGGCCAGATGCTCAAGGACGATCTTGAAAACAACGCCGCCGGCTCGTTCAACTCGGACATCTTCAAGTGGACGGGCGGCTGGCAGCAGGCGCTGAGCGGCGTGCGCTACGACCTCGACCTCTACGCCTCCCTGGGCGCACGCGTGCAGAACGCGCAGGTGTTCAACCAGGCGACCGGTCAGTGGGAGCCGCTGGATCCGGCCAAGAGCTACAGCTACGCGGGCTATTGGTACGACCAGGCGCCGAAGAAGGTCGGGGCGCTGGTTTCCGCGAACCCCGTCACTGCGGTGAAGGGCGCCGCCGGCGAGACGCTGGACGGCACCGAGGTCGTCGTCAACTACCTCAAGACGCACAGCGCGAACCCGGGTGAGAGCCGTATCCGCCTGGTGAACCCGCTGCCGGCGGCGGCTTACGGCAGCGCCGAGATCCAGCCGCTGAAAGGCGTGAGCAGCGCGTACTGA
- the gspG gene encoding type II secretion system major pseudopilin GspG → MQCNKPNSRFLGKSRGFTLLELLVVLVIIGLLAGYVGPKYFAQIGKSEVKTARAQIDALEKALDQYRLDVGRYPATEQGLAALTERPQDEAKWAGPYLKKAAPLDPWGKPYVYQQPGTHGEYDLSSYGTDGQPGGTGESADITNW, encoded by the coding sequence ATGCAGTGCAACAAACCCAATTCCCGTTTCCTTGGCAAAAGCCGGGGATTCACGCTCCTCGAACTCCTCGTCGTGCTGGTCATCATCGGCCTGCTCGCGGGGTACGTGGGGCCCAAGTATTTCGCCCAGATCGGCAAGTCCGAGGTGAAGACCGCGCGCGCTCAGATCGACGCGCTGGAAAAGGCGCTCGACCAGTACCGCCTCGACGTCGGCCGCTACCCGGCGACCGAACAGGGCCTGGCCGCGCTGACCGAGCGGCCGCAGGACGAAGCCAAATGGGCCGGACCCTACCTCAAGAAGGCCGCGCCGCTCGACCCCTGGGGCAAGCCCTACGTCTACCAGCAGCCCGGCACCCACGGTGAGTACGACCTGTCTTCCTACGGTACCGACGGCCAGCCTGGCGGCACCGGCGAATCCGCCGACATCACGAACTGGTAA
- a CDS encoding type II secretion system F family protein, protein MAQFEVRGVGSASAIVSLVLEAPDAASAEARAAADGLTVLSVRRRASGDGWRLGRAKRFPLQLFTQELLALLNAGLALVEALEALAEKEARPESKSVFDQLLRALYEGQTLSAALEKLPAVFPALYVASIRASEKTGDLPETLRRYIAYQAQLDVIRKKLVSASIYPLVLIGVGGLVALFLMAYVVPRFSEVYEGLDGDLPLMSRLLMQWGQLLEQHGSAVLLVLAALLAGLVFGLTRPALRAWAGQKLWQIPSVGERMRVYQLARFYRTLGMLLAGGVSIVPALDMASGILHASLRDGLARAGARIREGQPISFAMEANGLTTQVALRMLRVGERTGQMGEMMERIAAFYDEEMARWVDWFTKLFEPLLMAVIGVVIGALVVLMYMPIFELAGSIQ, encoded by the coding sequence ATGGCACAGTTCGAGGTCCGTGGGGTGGGAAGCGCGTCGGCGATCGTCTCGCTCGTGCTCGAGGCGCCTGACGCCGCGAGTGCCGAGGCGCGCGCCGCCGCCGACGGCCTGACGGTGCTGTCGGTCCGCCGCCGTGCGAGCGGGGACGGCTGGCGCCTCGGCCGCGCGAAGCGCTTCCCGCTCCAGCTTTTCACGCAGGAACTGCTGGCCCTGCTCAACGCGGGCCTCGCCCTGGTCGAGGCGCTCGAGGCGCTCGCCGAAAAGGAGGCGCGGCCCGAGAGCAAAAGCGTTTTCGACCAGCTGCTGCGCGCGCTTTACGAAGGGCAAACCCTGTCGGCGGCGCTCGAGAAGCTGCCGGCGGTTTTTCCCGCGCTCTACGTCGCGAGCATCCGGGCGAGCGAGAAAACCGGCGACCTGCCGGAGACGCTGCGCCGCTACATTGCCTACCAGGCCCAGCTCGACGTGATCCGCAAGAAACTCGTCAGCGCGTCGATCTACCCGCTCGTGCTCATCGGCGTCGGCGGGCTCGTCGCGCTGTTCCTGATGGCCTACGTCGTGCCGCGCTTCAGCGAAGTCTATGAAGGCCTGGACGGCGACCTGCCGCTGATGTCGCGTCTGCTCATGCAGTGGGGCCAGTTGCTTGAACAGCACGGCAGTGCGGTGCTGCTCGTGCTGGCGGCGCTGCTGGCGGGCCTCGTCTTCGGTCTCACCCGGCCGGCGCTCAGGGCCTGGGCGGGACAAAAGCTCTGGCAGATTCCATCGGTCGGCGAGCGCATGCGCGTCTACCAGCTCGCGCGTTTCTACCGCACGCTCGGCATGCTGCTCGCCGGCGGCGTCTCGATCGTGCCGGCCCTCGACATGGCGTCGGGAATCCTCCATGCCTCGCTGCGTGACGGCCTTGCACGGGCCGGCGCGCGCATCCGCGAGGGGCAGCCGATCTCGTTCGCGATGGAAGCCAATGGTCTGACCACCCAGGTCGCGCTGCGCATGCTGCGCGTCGGCGAGCGCACCGGGCAGATGGGCGAAATGATGGAGCGCATCGCGGCCTTCTACGACGAGGAAATGGCGCGCTGGGTCGACTGGTTCACCAAGCTGTTCGAGCCCTTGCTGATGGCCGTGATCGGGGTCGTCATCGGCGCACTCGTGGTCCTGATGTACATGCCGATCTTCGAACTCGCGGGGAGCATTCAATGA
- a CDS encoding GspE/PulE family protein, producing MSIAQQVAADTAFPISAGQFGAARAEAARSGRPLLNVLDEQLGLPAQDFVRRLAHTVHYPVLDAHALRSLTPAFDLVPYAEAFAHDCLVLRNAGGQLYLVLADPFAPDLVAWAEGRLDRPFTPALVAAADLAALLAHHEDQLRAMDAMVLSETAPDRSAEEIEDLSLKAISEDSSPVVKLVRSTLYDALKSGASDVHLETGATGLAIKYRIDGVLSAVGNAAGQDTAEQVISRIKVLAELDISERRVPQDGRFKVAVRGREVDFRVSIMPSVFGEDAVLRVLDKQTLSDQMQGLRLDSLGFDADSMAMLRRMAREPYGMILVTGPTGSGKTTTLYAALSEVNTGLDKIITIEDPVEYHLPGVLQIPVNEKKGLTFARGLRSVLRHDPDKIMVGEIRDPETAQIAVQSALTGHLVFTTVHANNVFDVLGRFVHMGVDVYSFVAALNGISAQRLVRQICSHCAELYVPSAELLAESRLAADAVAGFDFRIGRGCEHCRGSGYRGRIAIAEILLLNDELRELILERAPIRQLKEAARRNGVRFLRDAALELVRKGQSTLQEINRVTFVA from the coding sequence ATGAGCATCGCGCAACAGGTTGCGGCCGACACCGCGTTTCCGATCAGTGCCGGGCAGTTCGGCGCGGCGCGTGCCGAGGCGGCGCGCAGCGGGCGCCCGCTGCTGAACGTGCTCGACGAACAGCTCGGCCTGCCGGCGCAGGACTTCGTGCGCCGCCTCGCGCATACCGTGCATTACCCCGTGCTCGACGCGCACGCGCTGCGTTCGCTCACGCCGGCCTTCGATCTCGTGCCCTACGCCGAGGCGTTCGCGCACGACTGTCTGGTGCTGCGCAACGCGGGCGGGCAGCTTTACCTGGTTCTGGCCGATCCGTTCGCGCCGGACCTCGTTGCCTGGGCCGAAGGCCGGCTCGACCGGCCCTTTACGCCGGCGCTCGTCGCGGCGGCCGATCTCGCGGCGCTGCTCGCGCATCACGAAGACCAGCTGCGCGCGATGGACGCGATGGTGCTGTCCGAGACTGCGCCGGACCGCTCGGCGGAGGAGATCGAGGACCTCTCGCTCAAGGCGATCAGCGAGGACAGCAGCCCGGTCGTCAAGCTCGTGCGCTCGACGCTCTACGACGCGCTCAAGAGCGGCGCGAGCGACGTCCACCTGGAAACCGGCGCGACCGGGCTCGCGATCAAATACCGGATCGACGGCGTGCTCAGCGCGGTCGGCAACGCAGCCGGGCAGGACACGGCTGAGCAGGTCATTTCGCGCATCAAGGTGCTTGCCGAGCTCGACATCTCCGAGCGGCGCGTGCCGCAGGACGGCCGCTTCAAGGTCGCGGTGCGCGGACGCGAAGTCGATTTCCGCGTCTCGATCATGCCGAGCGTGTTCGGCGAGGACGCCGTCCTGCGCGTGCTCGACAAGCAGACGCTCTCCGACCAGATGCAGGGCCTGCGGCTCGACAGCCTCGGCTTCGACGCCGACAGCATGGCGATGCTGCGGCGCATGGCGCGCGAACCCTACGGAATGATCCTGGTCACCGGCCCGACCGGTTCTGGCAAGACGACGACGCTTTACGCCGCGCTGTCGGAAGTGAATACCGGCCTCGACAAGATCATCACGATCGAGGACCCCGTCGAATACCACCTGCCCGGGGTGCTGCAGATCCCGGTCAACGAGAAGAAGGGCCTCACTTTCGCGCGCGGCCTGCGCTCGGTGCTGCGGCACGACCCCGACAAGATCATGGTCGGCGAAATCCGCGATCCAGAGACCGCGCAGATCGCGGTTCAGTCCGCGCTGACCGGCCACCTCGTGTTCACGACCGTGCACGCCAACAACGTCTTCGACGTGCTCGGCCGCTTCGTCCACATGGGCGTCGACGTATACAGCTTCGTCGCGGCGCTGAACGGCATCTCGGCGCAGCGCCTCGTGCGCCAGATCTGCAGCCACTGCGCCGAGCTATATGTGCCGAGCGCCGAACTGCTCGCCGAGTCGCGGCTCGCCGCCGACGCCGTCGCCGGGTTCGACTTCCGCATCGGCCGCGGTTGCGAACACTGCCGCGGCTCGGGTTACCGCGGGCGGATCGCGATCGCCGAAATTCTCCTGCTCAACGACGAGCTGCGCGAACTCATTCTCGAGCGCGCACCGATCCGGCAACTGAAGGAGGCCGCACGCCGCAACGGCGTGCGCTTCCTGCGCGATGCCGCGCTCGAACTCGTGCGCAAAGGGCAGAGCACCTTACAGGAAATCAATCGTGTCACTTTTGTCGCCTGA
- a CDS encoding PilN domain-containing protein encodes MRELKIDFADTRRLPRSVTLALLAVSLALAATAVDAYRDARAALDYWHDEVAQRQAASSRAARTPAPARGVDKAAAAELAQAHEIAAQLALPWDPLFRAVEAATPADIALLGVEPNAQKRNLRLVGEGKDIHAVLGYVRQLEAQPLLRDVYLLDHGTSDADPQRPARFVIEAAWGSGS; translated from the coding sequence ATGCGTGAACTGAAGATCGATTTCGCAGACACCCGCCGCTTGCCGCGCAGCGTGACGCTCGCGCTGCTCGCGGTGTCGCTCGCGCTCGCTGCCACCGCCGTCGACGCCTACCGCGACGCGCGTGCTGCGCTCGACTACTGGCATGACGAAGTCGCGCAACGCCAGGCCGCGAGCAGCCGGGCGGCGCGGACGCCGGCGCCGGCGCGCGGCGTGGACAAAGCCGCTGCGGCGGAGCTTGCGCAGGCCCACGAGATCGCCGCGCAGCTCGCGCTGCCATGGGATCCGCTGTTTCGCGCGGTCGAAGCGGCGACGCCTGCGGACATCGCACTGCTCGGCGTCGAGCCGAACGCGCAGAAACGCAACCTCAGGCTGGTCGGGGAGGGCAAGGACATCCATGCGGTCCTCGGGTATGTGCGACAGCTCGAAGCGCAGCCGCTGCTTCGCGACGTCTATCTGCTCGACCACGGCACGTCCGACGCCGACCCGCAACGGCCGGCGCGTTTCGTCATCGAGGCGGCGTGGGGAAGCGGATCATGA
- a CDS encoding secretin N-terminal domain-containing protein — translation MKTKHVVVSLVCVLGLSGCAADRAFTRGKGMLEQGQTEAGLREVEKAARIAPENKEYRIYLARQREGSINTLLGEAEQARRTGRLDAAEQAFRRALALDAENRRAADGLEAVATARKHRVLLAEAETLAVQGNLAAAATKLDTVLAEDPRSAEGRALKTRLAALKAEKRSELPGLRSLFEKPITLEFRNADLKAIFEVISRSAGINFIFDKDVRQDLVASIFVRNTRIESAIDFLLMSNQLAKKVLNENTVLVYPNIPAKTRDYQDLRAKTFYLASMDAKQALNIVKTIVKTRDVVIDEKLNTLVMRDTPDAIRLAEKLLGSQDLAESEVLLEVEVLEVSRSRLSDIGITPPTEATFRTLGPSGAPSTTLADLKGLNSGLIGVSSLSASVRARMDNGDTNLLANPRIRVKNREKAKVHIGERVPIITTTVTSAGTTSFLPETVNYLDVGIKFEVEPLISLNDEVTIKVALEVSSLGQKSVTKSGSEVYRVGTRNASTTLALRDGETQALAGLISDEERETVNGIPGFGRIPAIGRLFASKSNSTDKTEIVLLITPHIVRNLDRTALTASDFAAGTDSAAGSAPVTLQAITPEVMRAVEEGTAGAPGAAPAAPADAPAGGQAPAGVEIGREPAAEGGDAAGEPAAAQDAEPGNAAPEPSADGDAQEGS, via the coding sequence TTGAAAACGAAGCACGTCGTTGTGAGTCTTGTCTGTGTTCTGGGCCTTTCGGGCTGCGCTGCCGACCGCGCCTTCACCCGCGGCAAGGGCATGCTGGAGCAGGGCCAGACCGAAGCCGGTCTGCGCGAGGTCGAAAAGGCCGCGCGCATCGCCCCCGAGAACAAGGAATACCGGATCTACCTCGCGCGCCAGCGCGAGGGCTCGATCAACACGCTGCTCGGTGAGGCCGAGCAGGCGCGGCGGACCGGGCGCCTCGACGCCGCCGAGCAGGCCTTCCGTCGCGCCCTCGCGCTCGATGCGGAAAACCGTCGGGCGGCGGACGGCCTCGAGGCCGTGGCGACCGCGCGGAAGCATCGCGTGCTGCTCGCCGAAGCCGAGACGCTGGCCGTGCAGGGCAATCTCGCAGCCGCGGCGACGAAGCTCGACACCGTGCTCGCCGAGGACCCGCGCAGTGCCGAGGGCCGCGCGCTGAAGACGCGACTCGCCGCGCTGAAGGCCGAGAAGCGGTCGGAACTGCCGGGCTTGCGCTCGCTCTTCGAGAAGCCGATCACGCTCGAATTCCGCAACGCCGACCTCAAGGCGATCTTCGAAGTCATCTCGCGCAGCGCCGGGATCAATTTCATTTTCGACAAGGACGTCCGCCAGGACCTCGTCGCGAGCATCTTCGTCAGGAACACGCGCATCGAGAGCGCGATCGACTTCCTGCTCATGAGCAACCAGCTCGCGAAGAAGGTGCTCAACGAGAACACGGTTCTGGTCTACCCGAACATCCCGGCGAAGACCCGCGACTACCAGGATCTTCGGGCCAAGACCTTCTATCTCGCGAGCATGGACGCCAAGCAGGCGCTCAACATCGTCAAGACCATCGTCAAGACCCGCGACGTCGTCATCGACGAGAAGCTCAACACGCTCGTGATGCGCGATACCCCCGACGCGATCCGGCTCGCCGAAAAACTGCTCGGAAGCCAGGACCTCGCGGAATCCGAGGTGCTGCTCGAGGTCGAAGTGCTCGAGGTCAGCCGCAGCCGCCTGAGCGACATCGGCATCACGCCGCCGACCGAGGCGACGTTCCGCACGCTCGGTCCTTCGGGCGCGCCGAGCACGACGCTCGCCGATCTCAAAGGGCTCAACTCCGGGCTGATCGGGGTGTCGTCGCTGAGCGCGAGCGTGCGCGCGCGCATGGACAACGGCGATACCAACCTGCTCGCGAACCCGCGCATCCGCGTCAAGAACCGCGAGAAGGCCAAGGTGCACATCGGCGAGCGCGTGCCGATCATCACGACCACGGTGACCTCGGCCGGCACGACGAGCTTTTTGCCCGAGACGGTCAACTATCTCGACGTCGGCATCAAGTTCGAGGTCGAGCCGCTCATTTCGCTGAACGACGAGGTGACGATCAAGGTCGCGCTCGAGGTGAGCAGCCTCGGACAGAAGAGCGTGACCAAGAGCGGCAGCGAGGTCTACCGGGTCGGCACGCGCAACGCGTCGACGACGCTCGCGCTGCGCGATGGCGAAACGCAGGCGCTGGCTGGTCTCATCAGCGACGAGGAGCGCGAGACGGTCAACGGGATTCCCGGCTTCGGCCGCATCCCGGCGATCGGCCGGCTGTTCGCGAGCAAGAGCAACAGCACCGACAAGACGGAGATCGTCCTCCTCATCACGCCGCACATCGTGCGCAATCTCGACCGCACGGCGCTCACCGCGTCCGACTTCGCGGCCGGCACCGATTCGGCAGCCGGCAGCGCGCCGGTGACGCTGCAGGCGATCACGCCCGAAGTCATGCGCGCGGTCGAGGAAGGCACGGCAGGCGCGCCGGGCGCGGCGCCCGCGGCGCCGGCGGACGCACCCGCAGGCGGCCAGGCGCCAGCCGGGGTGGAGATCGGACGCGAACCGGCGGCCGAGGGCGGCGACGCCGCGGGCGAACCGGCCGCAGCGCAGGACGCCGAACCGGGGAACGCAGCGCCCGAGCCCTCCGCCGACGGCGACGCACAGGAAGGGTCCTAG
- a CDS encoding type II secretion system protein translates to MGASRQQPARARRRGAGFTLIELVVTVAIVGILATAAMPMAEVTVRRSKEQELQRALIEIRSAIDAYKEASDTGRIARAADASGYPASLRVLVEGVPDALAPQAAKIYFLRRVPRDPMTTDRTLPAEETWGLRSYASSAEAPQEGEDVYDVYSKSDGVGLNQVPYREW, encoded by the coding sequence ATGGGCGCCTCCCGCCAGCAGCCGGCGCGGGCCCGCCGCCGCGGGGCCGGCTTCACGCTGATCGAACTGGTCGTCACCGTCGCGATCGTCGGCATCCTCGCGACCGCAGCGATGCCGATGGCCGAAGTGACGGTGCGACGCAGCAAGGAGCAGGAATTGCAGCGCGCGCTGATCGAGATCCGCAGCGCGATCGACGCCTACAAGGAGGCCTCCGACACCGGGCGCATCGCCCGGGCGGCCGACGCGAGCGGCTATCCGGCTTCGCTCAGGGTGCTCGTCGAGGGCGTGCCCGACGCGCTCGCGCCGCAGGCGGCGAAGATCTATTTCCTGCGCCGTGTGCCGCGCGACCCGATGACGACCGACCGGACGCTGCCGGCCGAGGAGACTTGGGGCTTGCGCAGCTACGCGAGCAGCGCCGAGGCGCCGCAGGAAGGCGAGGACGTCTACGACGTCTATTCGAAGAGCGACGGGGTCGGCCTGAATCAGGTGCCGTACCGGGAATGGTGA
- a CDS encoding type II secretion system protein, with the protein MVMRKRGAGFTLIEILVVMAIVATLLTIAAPRYFNQSDRAKEAVLRQNLAVMRDAIDKYYGDVGVYPESLDALVAGKYLRRIPPDPITESDATWVTVSPEDPAQGRVFDVRSGSPAHAAW; encoded by the coding sequence ATGGTCATGCGCAAGCGAGGCGCGGGTTTCACGCTGATCGAGATTCTCGTCGTGATGGCGATCGTCGCGACCCTGCTGACGATTGCCGCGCCGCGATATTTCAACCAGAGCGACCGGGCAAAGGAGGCCGTGCTGCGCCAGAACCTCGCGGTGATGCGCGACGCGATCGACAAGTATTACGGCGACGTCGGCGTCTATCCCGAAAGCCTCGACGCGCTCGTCGCCGGCAAGTACCTGCGCCGCATTCCGCCCGATCCGATCACCGAGAGCGACGCCACCTGGGTGACCGTCTCGCCTGAGGATCCGGCGCAGGGCAGGGTATTCGACGTTCGCAGCGGCTCGCCCGCGCACGCGGCATGGTGA
- a CDS encoding type II secretion system protein produces MVSVAPARRRPGRPAQGGFTYIGLLVLIALLGFSLAATGVVWSQAQQRQKERELLFIGNQFREAIGRYYRSTPGPVKEYPQKLADLLQDPRQLTTQRHLRRIYRDPMTGEADWALVTAPSGRIIGVYSHASGRPIKQGNFRHRDRGFAGKNHYSEWWFVYTPVEQATEAEAPG; encoded by the coding sequence ATGGTGAGCGTCGCGCCGGCGCGACGCCGGCCAGGGCGGCCAGCGCAGGGCGGGTTCACCTACATCGGCCTGCTGGTGCTGATCGCCTTGCTCGGCTTCAGCCTCGCGGCGACCGGCGTGGTCTGGAGCCAGGCGCAGCAAAGGCAGAAGGAACGGGAGCTGCTTTTCATCGGCAACCAGTTCCGCGAGGCGATCGGCCGCTATTACCGCAGCACCCCCGGCCCGGTGAAGGAATATCCGCAGAAGCTTGCCGATCTGTTGCAGGACCCGCGGCAGCTCACGACGCAGCGCCATCTGCGCAGGATCTACCGCGACCCGATGACCGGGGAGGCCGACTGGGCGCTCGTCACGGCGCCGTCGGGCCGGATCATCGGCGTCTACAGCCATGCGTCGGGACGGCCGATCAAGCAGGGAAATTTCCGCCACCGCGACCGCGGTTTCGCCGGCAAGAACCACTATTCGGAATGGTGGTTCGTCTACACGCCGGTCGAGCAGGCGACGGAAGCCGAGGCGCCCGGCTAG